From Paenibacillus sp. V4I7, one genomic window encodes:
- a CDS encoding sugar ABC transporter permease has protein sequence MLRKNGFLYELNKNKILFLMIAPTLVFFFINSYVPMVGIYFAFTRFDFNGGLFGSPFVGLENFKFLWKSGALWGLTRNTVAYNLAFILFVNGAAIFCAIMLSEMKGKAFKKITQSVMFLPYFISFVLLNAIAYNLFNFDTGFVNTTLKSLGSNPMDIYNTPTAWIFLLVIFYVWKNLGYTMVIYLATITGISDEYYEAAKIDGANIFQRIWYITVPMLKPTFIILLLFSLGSIMKGQFDLFYQLIGNNGILYNTTDILDTYVFRSLKVTFDIGMATSAGLFQSFFGFVLIMTVNYFIKKSNEEYALF, from the coding sequence ATGTTACGAAAGAATGGATTCTTGTACGAGTTAAACAAAAACAAAATTTTGTTTCTCATGATAGCGCCAACATTAGTATTCTTTTTCATTAATTCTTATGTGCCGATGGTTGGGATCTACTTCGCTTTTACCAGATTCGATTTTAATGGCGGGTTATTCGGAAGTCCATTTGTGGGATTAGAAAACTTTAAATTCCTATGGAAGTCGGGAGCGCTATGGGGACTGACGAGAAATACGGTAGCTTATAACCTTGCTTTTATTTTATTTGTCAATGGCGCAGCAATCTTTTGTGCGATTATGTTAAGTGAAATGAAAGGGAAGGCATTTAAGAAGATCACGCAATCCGTCATGTTTTTACCTTACTTCATATCGTTTGTTTTATTGAATGCTATTGCATATAACTTGTTTAATTTTGACACGGGCTTTGTGAATACCACGCTAAAGTCATTGGGTTCGAATCCGATGGATATTTATAACACGCCGACAGCCTGGATTTTCCTTTTGGTCATTTTCTATGTGTGGAAAAACTTGGGCTATACGATGGTCATCTACCTCGCTACCATTACAGGCATTAGCGATGAATATTACGAAGCCGCGAAAATCGATGGCGCGAATATATTTCAACGGATTTGGTACATTACGGTGCCAATGCTAAAGCCAACCTTTATCATATTACTCCTGTTTTCATTGGGAAGTATTATGAAAGGTCAATTCGATCTCTTTTATCAGCTCATTGGAAACAACGGGATCTTGTACAATACAACGGATATTCTGGATACTTACGTATTTCGTTCACTAAAAGTAACATTCGATATCGGGATGGCGACTTCAGCCGGATTGTTTCAGTCCTTCTTCGGTTTTGTCTTGATAATGACAGTGAACTATTTCATTAAAAAATCAAATGAAGAGTATGCGCTTTTCTAG